In the Maribacter sp. MJ134 genome, one interval contains:
- a CDS encoding P1 family peptidase, which translates to MKRTLVILIVVLIGLQIKGQKPRARDLGVPFDGETGLFNAITDFKGVEVGYSTIISSKGENTVGKGPVRTGVTAIFPRGKAKKFSPVYANWYSLNGNGEMTGTTWVTESGFLETPIMITNTNSVGVVRDAVLKWYVDTDWYSGEDWWYTYPVVAETYDGFLNDIYGFHVKEKHVLEAIQDAKSGKIAEGNVGGGTGMMCLGYKGGTGTSSRVFKIEEEAYTVGALVQSNFGAKWNLSVAGVRVGVELKDTLNYKFNGPPKSRRQEGDGSIIVIVATDAPLLPHQLKRIAQRIPLGVGIVGGRGSNGSGDIFLAFSTANENAFNRDKTTTVKSMPNDKLMPVFEATVQAVEEAIINAMVAAETMEGINGNTAYALPHDLLRETLKKYNRLKK; encoded by the coding sequence ATGAAAAGAACACTGGTAATTTTAATAGTAGTACTTATTGGTTTACAAATAAAAGGACAAAAACCTAGAGCAAGGGACTTAGGCGTACCATTTGATGGCGAAACGGGCCTATTCAATGCCATAACCGATTTCAAAGGAGTAGAGGTCGGTTACAGTACCATCATATCAAGCAAAGGAGAGAATACGGTTGGGAAAGGTCCTGTTAGAACCGGAGTTACGGCCATTTTTCCTAGAGGAAAAGCAAAAAAATTCAGTCCGGTATACGCAAACTGGTATAGCTTGAACGGTAACGGAGAAATGACGGGTACGACCTGGGTAACCGAATCGGGTTTTCTGGAAACCCCGATTATGATCACCAATACCAACAGTGTTGGCGTAGTACGCGATGCCGTTTTAAAATGGTATGTAGACACAGATTGGTATAGCGGCGAGGATTGGTGGTATACCTATCCGGTAGTGGCCGAGACCTACGACGGTTTCCTAAACGATATTTATGGTTTTCACGTAAAGGAAAAACATGTATTGGAAGCGATACAGGACGCAAAATCCGGAAAAATTGCCGAAGGAAACGTTGGAGGAGGCACCGGAATGATGTGCTTGGGCTATAAAGGAGGTACAGGAACTTCTTCCAGAGTTTTTAAAATAGAAGAGGAAGCTTATACTGTAGGAGCACTTGTTCAGTCTAATTTTGGGGCAAAGTGGAACCTGTCCGTAGCCGGTGTACGCGTTGGCGTAGAATTAAAGGACACCTTGAACTACAAGTTCAACGGACCACCAAAATCTAGAAGACAGGAAGGTGACGGCTCTATCATCGTTATCGTGGCTACCGATGCACCTTTACTACCCCACCAACTAAAAAGAATTGCCCAAAGAATTCCTCTAGGGGTAGGAATCGTTGGCGGCAGGGGAAGTAATGGGTCAGGGGATATTTTCCTAGCTTTTTCTACAGCCAACGAAAATGCTTTTAATAGGGACAAAACTACTACCGTAAAATCCATGCCCAACGACAAATTAATGCCTGTTTTTGAAGCAACCGTGCAAGCAGTAGAAGAGGCTATTATCAATGCAATGGTAGCGGCGGAAACCATGGAAGGAATTAATGGAAATACGGCCTATGCCCTGCCACACGACCTCCTCAGGGAAACACTTAAGAAGTACAATCGGTTGAAGAAGTAA
- a CDS encoding alpha/beta hydrolase family protein, whose amino-acid sequence MVTYAVQKKTIGKKVPVIIYNRGGTGNFGRLSEEDLPDFYWLAKNGFAVFASDYRFVGEIGKLDQSGGDDVNDVINLYEIIKKIDYVDSSNIFMMGVSRGGMMTYQCLRKLNINAAAVVGGVADLKLQAMQRPIFINGWSDLEEEYNYKGLANILPDFNKNSEKYLNERSAIEWADEINTPVYILHSRQDGRVSVTGAITLVQQLDKYDKDYKFKIYDRKSHGLPYSKFDSFEEIIKWFKSHTN is encoded by the coding sequence GTGGTTACTTATGCCGTCCAAAAAAAAACGATTGGTAAAAAGGTTCCGGTAATTATTTACAATCGAGGGGGGACAGGAAATTTCGGCAGACTGTCCGAAGAAGATTTGCCGGACTTTTACTGGCTTGCTAAAAATGGATTTGCCGTATTTGCATCTGACTATCGCTTCGTTGGCGAAATAGGCAAACTAGACCAATCAGGAGGAGATGATGTCAATGACGTTATTAACCTGTATGAGATTATAAAGAAGATTGATTACGTAGACAGTAGCAATATCTTTATGATGGGTGTTTCCAGAGGTGGAATGATGACCTACCAATGTCTCAGAAAACTGAACATCAATGCAGCCGCGGTGGTAGGTGGTGTTGCGGACCTTAAGCTACAGGCCATGCAAAGACCTATTTTCATAAACGGTTGGTCCGATTTAGAAGAAGAATATAATTACAAAGGATTAGCCAATATTTTACCCGATTTCAACAAGAACAGTGAAAAATATCTCAATGAGCGTTCTGCCATTGAATGGGCCGATGAAATAAATACCCCTGTTTATATTTTACATTCCAGACAAGATGGAAGGGTGTCCGTTACCGGAGCGATTACACTTGTGCAGCAGCTTGATAAGTATGATAAAGATTATAAATTCAAGATATATGATAGAAAAAGTCACGGCTTACCCTATTCAAAATTTGATTCGTTCGAGGAAATTATTAAATGGTTCAAAAGCCATACAAACTAA
- a CDS encoding alpha/beta fold hydrolase, whose protein sequence is MNGNFIDAFRYSFKKKHITLESNFSLIPTDYGNIRVFDTKGNKPVILAVPDGPNVIEHHKNLISKLSRDFRVICFEFIGVGLSYPNSKYDYSYAKASQLIIDLMDILGIKRAILCFSCSNGFYAIKTAEQFPDRIVHLFLSQTPSIHSMVEWTTINIPKVLRYPIVGQIVNSFSEKKFAKTWYRYALPKETDKSAFVATSLDNLNKGGCFCLSGLVQGLEKESLSKLNVLDVPSTLIWGTKDYTHRNTDHTSILEHLPNCGIIEFENCGHFPELEDTNRYSRLLKEKLNW, encoded by the coding sequence ATGAACGGAAATTTTATTGATGCGTTTAGATATAGTTTCAAGAAAAAACATATTACATTGGAAAGCAATTTTTCCCTAATTCCAACCGATTATGGGAATATTAGAGTGTTTGATACTAAAGGTAACAAACCGGTAATACTAGCTGTTCCTGATGGACCAAACGTTATTGAACATCATAAAAATCTGATTTCAAAATTATCGAGAGACTTTAGAGTAATTTGCTTCGAATTCATTGGTGTAGGGCTTTCCTATCCAAATTCAAAATATGACTATTCGTACGCTAAAGCATCACAACTCATTATAGACCTAATGGATATTTTAGGTATTAAAAGGGCCATACTTTGCTTTTCTTGCTCCAACGGTTTTTATGCCATCAAAACAGCGGAACAATTTCCTGATCGTATAGTTCATTTATTCTTATCACAGACACCGTCTATACATTCAATGGTGGAGTGGACCACGATTAATATTCCAAAAGTACTAAGGTATCCTATAGTAGGACAAATCGTAAATTCGTTTTCAGAAAAAAAATTCGCAAAGACTTGGTACCGATATGCATTACCTAAAGAAACGGACAAATCAGCCTTTGTAGCTACTTCCTTGGACAACTTAAATAAAGGCGGTTGTTTCTGTCTTTCAGGACTTGTTCAAGGGCTTGAAAAAGAAAGCTTATCAAAACTAAATGTGTTGGATGTACCATCGACTTTAATTTGGGGCACTAAAGATTACACCCACAGGAACACGGACCATACATCGATACTGGAACACTTGCCGAATTGCGGAATAATTGAATTTGAAAATTGCGGACATTTCCCTGAACTTGAAGATACGAATAGATATAGTCGGCTCTTAAAGGAAAAATTAAACTGGTGA
- a CDS encoding RidA family protein encodes MKKPSNRMTLLVTLCIVTFGLQSCEQKQKEETQEVEKEVIVESEKPEYFLLRPEVEKAYGYSHAVKIGNDIKISGAVSMDNEGNPTAVGDIEQQMKNCYADLEKILKHYGCTFDDVVKEDIFTTNMAQMLEKSAYRAEIYKNGFPTGSWLEVKGLALPEFMVEIELEVYKAE; translated from the coding sequence ATGAAAAAACCAAGCAACCGAATGACTTTACTAGTAACACTCTGCATAGTGACTTTTGGATTACAAAGCTGTGAACAAAAGCAAAAGGAAGAAACGCAAGAAGTTGAAAAAGAGGTAATCGTTGAATCAGAGAAACCTGAATATTTCCTCTTGAGACCAGAGGTGGAAAAAGCATACGGATATTCCCATGCCGTGAAAATAGGAAATGACATTAAAATTTCTGGAGCGGTGAGTATGGACAATGAAGGAAACCCCACAGCTGTTGGTGATATAGAACAGCAGATGAAAAACTGTTACGCAGATTTAGAAAAAATATTAAAACACTATGGCTGCACCTTCGACGACGTAGTTAAAGAAGATATTTTTACAACGAATATGGCACAGATGCTTGAAAAATCGGCTTACCGAGCTGAAATTTATAAAAACGGATTCCCTACTGGTTCCTGGCTTGAAGTAAAGGGGTTAGCATTACCTGAATTTATGGTTGAAATTGAACTTGAGGTATATAAAGCAGAATAA
- a CDS encoding Crp/Fnr family transcriptional regulator encodes MDRKKIVEIISNHYSPLTPECKLDLITNSKLLVLQKGTVLVRGGQFSDKTFFIVNGCARAYYLKDGKDISDWFAFENEFISSINSFFLNIPSPHFIELIEDSVLLEISRGNIEILSNTYHDFERLSKVVAIKTMLKQQERITSMQFHSAEEKYKNLLSIHPDINQRIPLTHIASYINITLETLSRIRKRLTRI; translated from the coding sequence ATGGATAGAAAAAAAATAGTAGAAATAATCAGCAATCACTATTCACCATTGACCCCTGAATGTAAACTTGATTTAATAACTAATTCTAAACTTTTAGTTCTCCAAAAAGGCACAGTTCTGGTAAGAGGAGGACAATTCTCTGATAAAACATTTTTTATTGTAAATGGATGCGCAAGAGCATACTATTTAAAAGATGGAAAAGATATTTCTGACTGGTTTGCGTTTGAAAATGAGTTCATTAGTTCAATAAATAGTTTTTTTCTTAACATTCCTAGCCCTCATTTTATAGAACTAATTGAAGATTCTGTATTGCTAGAAATATCAAGAGGAAATATAGAAATATTATCGAATACATATCATGATTTTGAACGATTAAGTAAAGTGGTTGCGATAAAAACAATGTTGAAACAACAAGAAAGAATTACCTCTATGCAATTTCATTCTGCAGAAGAGAAATATAAAAACCTTTTATCCATCCATCCTGATATTAATCAAAGAATTCCTTTAACACATATTGCATCATATATAAATATTACACTTGAAACCTTAAGTAGGATAAGAAAACGTTTAACCCGAATTTGA
- a CDS encoding DUF3995 domain-containing protein has product MTTTTVLSVLLFVIFSALGFIHFYWFLGGNWGLDKALPTKEIGEKAIQPPKIATLIVGVGLILFGLIYLIRTGLINIVVPSWIISYGSWLVPSIFILRVIGDFNYVGLFKKIKNTEFAKADSKWFIPLCSTIGLFGILIQLMDN; this is encoded by the coding sequence ATGACGACAACCACAGTACTATCCGTACTCTTATTTGTGATTTTCAGTGCATTGGGTTTTATCCATTTCTATTGGTTTTTGGGAGGCAACTGGGGGCTTGATAAGGCTCTACCTACAAAAGAAATTGGAGAAAAAGCAATCCAACCACCTAAAATTGCCACTCTTATTGTTGGCGTAGGTTTAATTTTATTTGGCTTGATCTACTTGATAAGAACAGGTCTAATTAATATCGTAGTTCCTAGCTGGATAATTTCTTATGGAAGTTGGTTAGTTCCTTCTATTTTTATTTTACGAGTGATCGGAGATTTTAATTACGTTGGGTTGTTTAAAAAAATAAAGAATACCGAATTTGCGAAAGCCGATTCAAAATGGTTTATCCCTTTGTGTTCGACAATTGGATTATTTGGAATTTTGATACAACTTATGGATAACTAA
- a CDS encoding FAD-dependent monooxygenase has product MTIDIIGAGIGGLTTAIAFEQKGIKTRIFEQAEQIKEVGAGIILANNAMQVYEKLGLRKVIEENGNPISSMNITKSCLKPLSTIDLSYFEQKRNIKNIAIHRGKLQQLLTDKLKSTEITLDHKLTSIVKNGIDYDLNFKNGHQTQSSTVIGADGLNSIVRQNIFPNNSIRNAKQICWRGVTEYELPLKFGNELNEAWGKSERFGFVQIAKNKVYWYALKSFKKNMNEFSINDLNEYFSNYNTIIKDIINSTKKEHINTAEISDLKPTNTRFKGNVCLIGDAAHATTPNMGQGACQAIEDAYVLSECLNKYKIT; this is encoded by the coding sequence ATGACCATAGATATCATTGGAGCAGGAATAGGAGGATTAACTACTGCAATTGCATTTGAACAAAAGGGTATTAAAACGAGAATATTTGAACAAGCTGAACAAATAAAAGAAGTTGGAGCAGGAATTATTTTAGCCAATAACGCAATGCAAGTTTATGAAAAGTTAGGTTTACGAAAAGTAATTGAGGAAAATGGCAACCCAATATCTTCAATGAATATTACCAAATCATGTCTAAAACCACTCTCCACAATTGATTTGTCCTATTTTGAACAAAAGCGCAACATAAAAAACATTGCAATACACAGAGGGAAATTACAACAGCTATTGACAGACAAATTAAAATCAACTGAAATTACTTTAGACCATAAACTCACTTCAATTGTTAAAAATGGGATTGATTACGATTTAAACTTTAAAAATGGACATCAAACACAATCATCAACGGTTATAGGAGCTGATGGACTAAATTCTATAGTTCGTCAAAACATATTCCCAAACAATAGTATAAGAAACGCGAAGCAAATATGTTGGAGAGGAGTTACGGAATATGAATTACCTCTAAAGTTCGGGAATGAACTGAATGAGGCTTGGGGAAAATCAGAACGCTTTGGATTTGTTCAAATAGCAAAAAATAAGGTGTATTGGTATGCTCTAAAATCATTCAAAAAAAATATGAATGAGTTTTCAATCAATGATTTAAATGAATATTTCAGCAATTACAATACAATAATTAAAGACATCATAAATTCAACTAAAAAAGAACATATTAATACTGCAGAAATTTCAGATTTAAAGCCCACAAATACTCGGTTTAAGGGAAATGTATGCTTAATTGGAGACGCTGCACATGCAACAACCCCAAATATGGGACAAGGTGCTTGTCAGGCTATCGAAGATGCTTATGTGCTTTCAGAATGTTTAAACAAATATAAAATCACCTAA
- a CDS encoding DUF1330 domain-containing protein, with the protein MDKYIDSNPEAGKRFYKDFFDKGKVTMLNLLKFRVKADYTGFENLSPEKEISGEEAYQLYIDNTLTELIKAGSRVLYYGKSKDFLIGPDTEKWDAVLIVEHESVSKFMAFAQSKDYIENVGHRAAGLEDSRLLPTTEIKTTPNKELS; encoded by the coding sequence ATGGACAAATACATTGATTCGAATCCAGAAGCTGGAAAAAGATTCTATAAGGACTTTTTCGACAAGGGAAAAGTAACAATGCTGAACTTACTGAAATTTCGAGTGAAAGCTGATTACACAGGTTTTGAAAATCTTAGTCCTGAAAAGGAAATCAGCGGGGAGGAAGCATACCAGTTGTATATTGACAATACTTTAACTGAATTAATTAAAGCGGGAAGTCGAGTATTATACTATGGAAAGAGTAAAGATTTTTTAATCGGCCCAGACACTGAAAAATGGGATGCTGTTTTAATAGTGGAGCACGAATCCGTATCAAAGTTTATGGCTTTTGCGCAAAGCAAAGATTATATAGAAAATGTTGGACATAGAGCTGCCGGGTTGGAAGATTCTCGATTATTACCAACGACTGAAATAAAAACTACACCTAACAAAGAACTGAGTTAA
- a CDS encoding IS110 family transposase, translated as MNWLKGSVDPSVELLVVMEATGVYHQGIARYLYDNGYNVCVMQSGRVKRYAQSLDFRF; from the coding sequence TTGAACTGGCTAAAGGGTTCGGTTGACCCTAGCGTGGAACTATTGGTCGTCATGGAAGCTACTGGGGTCTATCACCAAGGTATAGCCCGTTATCTGTATGATAATGGTTATAATGTTTGTGTGATGCAGTCCGGTCGTGTAAAGCGTTATGCGCAGAGTTTGGACTTCCGTTTCTGA
- a CDS encoding HigA family addiction module antitoxin → MEKLSNIHPGEILNLEFLEPLEITAYRLSKDLKIPQTRISEIIKGNRRITADTALRLSKYFGNSAKFWLGIQDDYDIEEEKENKEKELDQIKRYARKNVA, encoded by the coding sequence ATGGAGAAGTTATCGAACATCCATCCCGGAGAGATCTTGAACCTCGAATTTTTGGAGCCTCTTGAAATTACCGCTTACAGGCTGTCAAAAGACTTAAAGATACCGCAAACAAGGATTTCGGAAATCATAAAGGGCAATCGCCGGATTACGGCCGACACCGCTTTACGATTGAGCAAATATTTCGGTAATTCCGCAAAATTCTGGCTCGGAATCCAAGACGATTATGACATCGAGGAGGAAAAGGAAAATAAAGAGAAGGAACTCGATCAAATCAAACGGTACGCAAGGAAAAACGTTGCCTAA
- a CDS encoding type II toxin-antitoxin system RelE/ParE family toxin codes for MIISFGAKDTERIWKGIRVKKMPLEIQNIGRRKLRMLNNSQDIADLRIPPSNRLEKLTGKLKEYHSIRINRQWRIMFIWNNGNASEVEIIDYH; via the coding sequence ATGATTATCTCCTTTGGAGCGAAGGACACCGAACGGATTTGGAAAGGTATCAGGGTTAAAAAAATGCCGCTCGAAATCCAAAATATCGGACGTCGGAAATTGAGAATGTTGAACAACTCACAGGACATTGCCGACTTACGCATCCCTCCATCGAACCGACTTGAAAAGCTTACCGGAAAATTGAAGGAATACCATAGCATCCGGATCAATAGGCAGTGGAGGATTATGTTCATCTGGAACAACGGAAACGCAAGCGAAGTGGAAATAATCGATTACCATTAA